From one uncultured Bacteroides sp. genomic stretch:
- a CDS encoding BACON domain-containing protein, translating to MKEYSLYKSLLCLFIGIFVITACSDKDDPFVLRSTDAMEFSYAESTQKFTVCTDGEWSITTDDSWYTLSAVSGKGDGTTREVVNISVKRNKGAVRKGEFVLHAAGKDLNVALSQEEGKPLTLKTPSLSSTLKAGQKIENATINIPYTYGYVGQKVVFTTSISGPGASGISVNSFTAELDAAEGTIKMPITGTPLVSGSVSFTVTTDDEAVATVTTAATVMSETYFEQHFGLMLWGGDCVANLAGIKGSFIAGSDGNVIDETKAASACTAGTDGSGDLASSMATSYRELRGFSGWSGKRVYERPGFIKIGTATSTDGQLISPPLSNIPLDKVNLNVSFKVSQYFEDAGGTLYIKVLNGGTSSISEYKMKPGTDRVWESVEFKITDATPASQIVFSAPAIAKQRFCIDDIVVSRAN from the coding sequence ATGAAAGAATATAGTTTGTATAAAAGTTTATTATGCCTGTTTATTGGCATATTTGTTATAACTGCATGCTCTGATAAAGATGATCCTTTTGTTTTGAGAAGTACTGATGCAATGGAATTCTCTTATGCTGAATCAACACAGAAGTTTACTGTCTGTACAGATGGAGAGTGGAGCATAACAACAGATGATAGTTGGTACACATTGAGTGCTGTATCTGGTAAAGGTGATGGCACAACAAGAGAAGTTGTGAATATCAGTGTTAAAAGAAATAAAGGAGCTGTCCGTAAAGGCGAGTTCGTACTTCATGCAGCAGGGAAAGATCTCAACGTTGCTTTAAGTCAGGAAGAAGGTAAGCCTCTAACGCTGAAAACTCCTTCTCTCTCAAGTACTCTTAAAGCAGGTCAGAAGATAGAAAATGCTACTATCAATATTCCTTATACCTATGGATATGTTGGTCAGAAGGTAGTATTTACGACAAGCATTTCAGGTCCTGGTGCTAGCGGTATTTCTGTTAATAGCTTCACTGCTGAACTTGATGCTGCTGAGGGAACTATTAAGATGCCAATAACTGGTACTCCTCTGGTTTCAGGTAGTGTTTCATTTACTGTTACTACGGATGATGAAGCAGTTGCAACTGTTACAACCGCAGCAACAGTAATGAGTGAAACATATTTTGAACAACATTTTGGTCTTATGCTATGGGGCGGAGATTGTGTAGCTAATTTGGCTGGTATAAAAGGTAGCTTTATTGCCGGAAGTGATGGTAATGTTATAGATGAGACAAAAGCTGCAAGTGCATGTACTGCTGGAACTGACGGATCAGGAGATTTGGCAAGTTCTATGGCTACTTCGTATAGAGAATTAAGAGGATTTTCCGGATGGAGCGGGAAACGAGTATATGAACGACCTGGATTTATTAAGATAGGAACGGCAACTAGTACGGATGGGCAATTAATTTCACCGCCATTGAGTAATATCCCTTTAGATAAGGTAAATTTGAATGTTTCTTTCAAAGTAAGCCAATATTTCGAAGATGCAGGTGGAACATTGTATATAAAAGTTCTGAATGGAGGAACAAGCTCGATCAGTGAATATAAAATGAAACCAGGTACCGATAGAGTATGGGAAAGTGTTGAATTTAAGATAACTGATGCAACTCCTGCTAGTCAGATTGTTTTTAGTGCTCCGGCTATTGCTAAACAACGTTTCTGCATTGACGATATTGTAGTATCTAGGGCAAATTGA
- a CDS encoding RagB/SusD family nutrient uptake outer membrane protein — MKKIILGIFILSMGLTSCDEFLTRDPYNTIGSDEFFKSENDLKIYTNGLLQYMMPDAADLTYTGGDCADYLAVSSVQSFLQDGWDYTKQSGWSSSDWKNLYRINYFLANMHKASSKVGQSTLNHYEGIGRFWRAWFYFDKVKDFGDVPWYNTPIEDNDSIMLYKARDSRECVMDSVLKDINYAVSNCSTNAVYTNTTLINRYVALALKARICLFEGTYRKCHTTNPSTGKAWSDTGASTRFLNEAISACEELMNSGKFSLVSTSADVKTQYRSLFTQQKVNYKEVIFAREYQADVAMHDATLRFNSAGNNTNRWSPTNEFVNTYLCLDGSRFTDKANYDTIQYINEVKNRDYRLMQSMITPGFIKKVGGVATLWKSNWNITYTGFQIIKYNIDDDSYESTGNSYNSIPVFRYAEILLDYAEAKYELGAFDEAIWNKTIKLLRERAGVVGTAPTTADQYLITYYNNKITDKWLLEIRRERAIELFMEGSLRYDDLMRWAQGDLLTKSWSSIYIPQKNVGYDINGDGKADLMVVDKAPSTTDKNIYYVNLSKTTYFTYANGMLQKKNETVWTENRYLHPVPQTAIVKNPNLTQNYGW; from the coding sequence ATGAAAAAGATAATATTAGGAATATTTATATTAAGTATGGGGCTCACTTCTTGCGATGAATTCCTGACGCGTGATCCCTACAATACGATTGGTTCTGATGAGTTTTTTAAATCCGAAAACGACTTGAAAATATATACCAATGGGTTACTTCAATATATGATGCCCGATGCAGCAGATTTAACATACACTGGTGGTGATTGTGCAGACTACCTGGCCGTTAGCTCTGTTCAGTCATTTCTTCAGGATGGTTGGGATTATACAAAGCAATCAGGGTGGAGTTCCTCTGACTGGAAAAATCTTTATCGGATAAATTATTTCTTGGCAAATATGCATAAGGCATCATCTAAAGTGGGTCAATCCACCCTTAATCATTATGAAGGAATAGGACGTTTCTGGAGAGCTTGGTTTTATTTTGATAAAGTAAAAGACTTTGGCGATGTTCCATGGTATAATACTCCTATTGAGGATAATGATAGCATAATGCTTTATAAAGCACGCGATAGTAGGGAATGTGTAATGGATAGTGTACTGAAAGATATTAACTATGCTGTTAGTAACTGTTCTACAAATGCTGTATATACTAACACAACGTTAATAAATCGTTATGTAGCATTGGCATTAAAAGCAAGGATTTGTTTATTTGAAGGAACTTATAGGAAATGCCATACGACTAATCCTTCTACAGGAAAAGCATGGTCAGACACAGGTGCCAGTACTCGCTTCTTAAATGAAGCTATATCAGCTTGCGAAGAATTAATGAATTCTGGAAAGTTTAGTTTAGTATCTACCTCTGCAGATGTGAAAACTCAGTACAGGAGTTTGTTTACACAACAAAAAGTGAATTATAAAGAAGTAATATTTGCTCGTGAGTATCAGGCAGATGTTGCCATGCATGATGCTACTCTTCGTTTTAATTCTGCGGGAAATAACACAAACAGATGGTCTCCAACAAATGAGTTTGTAAATACTTATCTATGTCTGGATGGAAGTCGTTTTACAGATAAGGCTAATTATGATACAATTCAGTATATAAATGAAGTTAAAAACAGAGATTATCGTTTAATGCAGTCAATGATAACTCCAGGATTTATAAAGAAAGTAGGGGGCGTTGCTACATTGTGGAAATCAAATTGGAATATAACTTATACTGGTTTCCAGATAATTAAATATAATATTGACGATGATAGCTATGAATCGACTGGTAATAGTTATAATTCGATCCCAGTTTTCCGTTATGCAGAAATTTTGCTAGATTATGCAGAAGCAAAATATGAATTAGGTGCATTTGATGAAGCTATATGGAATAAAACTATTAAGTTGTTACGCGAAAGAGCTGGAGTTGTGGGAACAGCCCCTACAACAGCTGACCAGTACCTGATTACTTATTATAACAATAAAATCACAGATAAATGGCTCCTTGAAATTAGGCGTGAAAGAGCTATTGAGTTATTTATGGAAGGTAGTTTGAGATATGACGATCTTATGCGCTGGGCTCAGGGAGATCTTCTTACCAAAAGCTGGTCAAGCATATATATACCCCAGAAAAATGTGGGATATGATATAAATGGAGATGGCAAAGCCGATCTTATGGTTGTAGATAAAGCTCCTAGCACTACGGATAAGAATATTTATTATGTCAACCTAAGTAAAACTACCTATTTTACTTATGCTAACGGAATGTTGCAGAAGAAGAATGAAACTGTATGGACTGAAAATAGGTACTTACATCCAGTCCCTCAGACTGCAATTGTAAAGAATCCTAATCTTACTCAAAATTATGGATGGTAA